The Desulfococcus multivorans DNA window TAGGCGATCGCATCGGAAGCGAACCGGCAGCGATGACCATTGAGACGAAGACGAAATCCTAAATCCACATCTTCGATATAACAGAAAAAATCCTCGTCGAAACCGCCCACAGCGATCAAATCGTCACGCCGGTAGATTGCCGCCGCTGCACATGGGCTGAAAACTTCCTGGTCTGCAAAACTCATCGTTTTCTGGGCCATTCCATGGCGATCCCGCCAAACCAAACCGCTGGCGTGATATACATCACCTGTACCGTCCAGGAATTCCGGGTCATTTGCCATGACAAGCCGACATGCGAAAAATGAAAAATCCGGATTTTTCGCAGCGGCATCGAGCATGTGTTTCAGCCATGACGGTTCAAGAAATGCATCAGGATTGATCAGCGCAATCCACTCGCAGTCATCCAGATATTCCAGAGCGATATTGTTGGCCTTCGCAAATCCCACGTTCTGATCCATCTTCACGTAATGAAAATTTTCCGAACGGACGTCAAACCATTCGACAGGTTTATCGTCGTCATCGTTGTCGATCACGACAATCCGGAAAAACGGGGTTTCCTGCCGTATAATTGCAGCCAGGCATCGCGTCAGGTGCTTCCAGGAATGCCAGTTTATGATGATTGCACCGGCATTCGGCGGGTTATTGACTGCTGAGGATATCTTTTGCCGTTCTGTTTTCATTGATATATCGTCCCACCGTCTTGCATCGTTGATTGATGTGAAAGTATTTTTTCCAGAAAGATGGCGATCGTCATGCCCATAGCTTTACTTGTTTTTCGAAAAACCGGTTTGGACGAGAGGTGCAGGAAACGTCCAAAATGAGTGATGAAGAGAGATAGATATGTCAAAAACGGAAATATATGAAGGCATTGTATGTCGAACCAAACAAAGGCATCAGGCAAACAGCAAATAGAATCAAAAGGGCAATCAGGCGCAGCGATTCTCCGACGCAGGCACGGATAGGCGGGATGCGCTGCAGGGTCTTGAGCCATGCATCACGGCAAGCAGGGATAACGGGAGCTGAAAACAGAACCCCGAATACCAATGCCAGGTATACGTCACCGGTAAAAAGTTGCATCCAAACCAGGTTCGCCTGCACGCCCATATCGTAAGTTCCGAACAATGCTTTGATATAATATCGCGCATGTGTGAACGTGTCCGCACGAAAGATGATCCAGCCGATCATGACGACGAAGAGGGTATAGGCGTGCTGAACAAACTGGGGAAGCATAGCCGGGAAAGTGGGGAAGAGCCGTTCCAGAACCAGGAATCCGCCGTGATACACGCCCCAGATGATGAACCCCCAGGCTGCGCCGTGCCAGAAACCGCAAAGTATGAAAACGGCCAGGAGGTTGAAAAGTGTCCGTGCCACACCGTATCGATTGCCCCCGAGAGGCAGATACAGGTAGTCTTTAAACCAACCGGAGAGTGTCATGTGCCAGCGACGCCAGAATTCCTTAATGCTTCTCGAAATATAGGGGTAGTTGAAGTTCTCCGGGAAGGTGAACCCGAACATGTGGCCCAAACCGATGGCCATGTCGGAATACCCGCTGAAGTCGTAATAGATCTGAAGCGTATAGCAGACCGCTCCGGCCCACGCCGCAAGTGGAGAGAGTTCCTGTACGGGGATGGAGAATGCCGCATCTGCAACGCGGCCCAGGGTGTCGGCAATCAGGATCTTCTTGGCAAGTCCCAGGATGAAGCGGCCCGCACCCGAGGTAAAGGTATCTATAGCCAATATACGATTTTTGAGTTCGTTTGCGATAGCGGTATAGCGGACAATGGGGCCGGCCACCAATTGGGGAAACATGGTGAGATAGCAACCGAAATTGATCAGGCTGCGGGCAGGTCGCGTTTCACCCCGGTAAACGTCCATGAGATAGCTGATGCCCTGAAAGGTATAGAAACTGATGCCCAGAGGCAACGCCACTTGTGAGAAGGTTTTACCTGCGAAAAATTGTGGAAGCAGCGCATTCAGCAGTGACAGGACATTATCCATAATAAAATTGATATACTTGAAATAACATAGAATGCCGAGATTCAATGTTATCCCTATAGCGAGGAGCATTTCACGCCGGAGGGAAACAATTTTCCAGCGATGGATAAGCTTCGCGTTTTCTTCAATCCCCACGGAGAGAATCAGTCTGCGTTTAGCGGGGAGATATTCCGGCGGCAACACCAGTCCAAAGCCATAGTTGATCAGCGTGGAGGCCAATAAAATAAGGACAAACCGCGGTTCGCCCCAGGCATAGAAAAGGATGCTGGCGGCAAACAGGAAAGTGTTACACCAAATGAGGCTGTGTCGAGGCTTATGCAGCAGGCTGTAGATCAGTAGATAGCCCAGCAGCACCAGGGGCAAAAACACCAGAATGAAAGTGACGGAGCTGAACACCATACCGTCTTATCCTGCTGTCCGTGTTGCTGCTTCAGGCAGCGCGAGAAAATGATAGTCACCGGGAACGCCGCCGGGATCAAGGCGAAGTTTTACCCATTCGCCCGGTGTTACGGAAACATGCAGGTGGATCAGATTGGTTCCCTTCTTGAGAGGCTGCGTTACGACACGATCTCCTGAAAATCCTTGATCTTTCTGAGCATAAAAAAGTTGTATGGCGGTATTCCCAGGCGCTTGAATGTGCCCCATAACCGCAACCCGACCGTCATTATCCGCCTTCAGAGACGGCAACAGGATTATCGGATCCTTATTTTCAGCAATCAGCGTTAACGCGTTTTCCGCTTCACTCTTTCGATTGAATTCCGCATTGACGGTTTTGACCGTCGCTAAATCCATATCCGGTTTGAGGATGTGCGACGGCGTTTTAAGAAAAATATCTCCAAGGATACGAATAAGAGGGTCGTTGGCACGCGTTCGGGCGCCCTGTGATCTCTCCACGAAGGCCTCCACAACCACGGTTGGGCGAAAGATGTTCAGGACATCATTCGCAAAAGTGAGAGAGAACCTGTTATAATGCGTACGAAGAAACGCTTGGACGTGCAAGGCCAGAGGGCTTATCGATCCCACGCATTGCGGTAACTGTTCGGTGTGTGTCATAGAAAAATAGGAATCAGACATGAACCAGAGCCCATGCTTCTCCTGATTTTTATTGATCAGGAGAAGCGGGCCCATCCAATTCTTGGGAGCCTCTTCACCCGGCAGAAGATTTGAATGGTTTTCGAGGAGATCAGGATGCTGGAGTCTTAAATAAGGAACGGTTTCAGACCCATATTGGTAGCGATAAGCATCAGTAGGAACAATGGAATAGAATTCAGGGCGAGGGGTAAACGCAGGGCTCCATTTCGAAATCCTTCGACCAATCGTTTGATATGCAATGGATAATGCATTACCGTTCCAATGGCATACGTCAAACCAAATATTATAGAGCCTCATTGAAGATTTTTGTTTTGCTAATACCGGGAGCATATCAAGATATTCAATATCGCTCTTGCTGAGAACATCGACAATTTGTTGGTATCGGCTTTGTCCTTTTTTCCACGCCGCCCAAAAAGGGAGCCATTCGGGGTAAAGTGTTGTTTTGTCTGG harbors:
- a CDS encoding glycosyltransferase family 2 protein; translation: MKTERQKISSAVNNPPNAGAIIINWHSWKHLTRCLAAIIRQETPFFRIVVIDNDDDDKPVEWFDVRSENFHYVKMDQNVGFAKANNIALEYLDDCEWIALINPDAFLEPSWLKHMLDAAAKNPDFSFFACRLVMANDPEFLDGTGDVYHASGLVWRDRHGMAQKTMSFADQEVFSPCAAAAIYRRDDLIAVGGFDEDFFCYIEDVDLGFRLRLNGHRCRFASDAIAYHVGSATTGGGHSDTAVYYGHRNMVWAFMKNVPGFLFWALLPWHLLMNLVGVAVFAWRGQLRVILAAKRDALLDIPNMWKKRRAIQSQRKASIRAIWNVMDKRTVPASAPWNPTRKGRQA
- a CDS encoding alginate O-acetyltransferase AlgX-related protein, encoding MTKMHSSVMSLKKISNLFFCFCFCGIMLIPLTVKLIGLAPTPVVGENRPLASSPAWFNQKIRKWPSILDSWFNDHLAFRSHLLGLYIRYWEKGLDAPVKVNVTGRKNEMFMQHISPTVTPYLGVHPLSKEHLVNLKLGYAGTQAWFQSHGIPYLLVSIPDKTTLYPEWLPFWAAWKKGQSRYQQIVDVLSKSDIEYLDMLPVLAKQKSSMRLYNIWFDVCHWNGNALSIAYQTIGRRISKWSPAFTPRPEFYSIVPTDAYRYQYGSETVPYLRLQHPDLLENHSNLLPGEEAPKNWMGPLLLINKNQEKHGLWFMSDSYFSMTHTEQLPQCVGSISPLALHVQAFLRTHYNRFSLTFANDVLNIFRPTVVVEAFVERSQGARTRANDPLIRILGDIFLKTPSHILKPDMDLATVKTVNAEFNRKSEAENALTLIAENKDPIILLPSLKADNDGRVAVMGHIQAPGNTAIQLFYAQKDQGFSGDRVVTQPLKKGTNLIHLHVSVTPGEWVKLRLDPGGVPGDYHFLALPEAATRTAG
- a CDS encoding MBOAT family O-acyltransferase; this translates as MVFSSVTFILVFLPLVLLGYLLIYSLLHKPRHSLIWCNTFLFAASILFYAWGEPRFVLILLASTLINYGFGLVLPPEYLPAKRRLILSVGIEENAKLIHRWKIVSLRREMLLAIGITLNLGILCYFKYINFIMDNVLSLLNALLPQFFAGKTFSQVALPLGISFYTFQGISYLMDVYRGETRPARSLINFGCYLTMFPQLVAGPIVRYTAIANELKNRILAIDTFTSGAGRFILGLAKKILIADTLGRVADAAFSIPVQELSPLAAWAGAVCYTLQIYYDFSGYSDMAIGLGHMFGFTFPENFNYPYISRSIKEFWRRWHMTLSGWFKDYLYLPLGGNRYGVARTLFNLLAVFILCGFWHGAAWGFIIWGVYHGGFLVLERLFPTFPAMLPQFVQHAYTLFVVMIGWIIFRADTFTHARYYIKALFGTYDMGVQANLVWMQLFTGDVYLALVFGVLFSAPVIPACRDAWLKTLQRIPPIRACVGESLRLIALLILFAVCLMPLFGSTYNAFIYFRF